A region of Bombyx mori chromosome 13, ASM3026992v2 DNA encodes the following proteins:
- the LOC101747179 gene encoding proton-coupled amino acid transporter-like protein pathetic yields the protein MGGVEKKDGIVLNNFNSTANLTSNSGFQSTLTLGSKEVINEKAYDPFEHRNVEHPTSTMGSLAHLLKSSLGSGVLAMPAAFKNAGLVMGVIGNIFIGFICTHCVYVLVKTSQEVCVEAKKPSMGFAETCGAAFEFGPKKLRPWSNFVRIFVDYALTCTYLAALCVYVVFIAENFKQVLDVYAPNDNLSVQAYCALTLVPLVLMSQIRNLKWLVPFSAIANVFLVICFGITLYYIFKDLPVKSEATMVASVSKWPLFISTVVFAMEGIGVVMPIENEMAKPQHFLGCPGVLNVAMTVVVTLYGLVGLFGYMTFGDTVHGSVTLNLPKDDVLAQAAKILMALAILFTYSLQLYVPMEMIWRQLKDKITVRYHNITQIAIRTAAVVGSVILAAAIPNLELVINLCGAIFLSTLGLLTPAIVDTVHNWDRGLGFFYWKLFKNIFIAMISLLAFFAGTFIAIQDMVNKISADPVLEKHLNTTRS from the exons ATGGGAGGAGTTGAAAAAAAAGATGGCATTGTACTCAACAACTTCAATTCAAC agcaAATTTGACGTCGAATTCCGGCTTCCAGTCTACTCTGACCCTCGGTTCAAAGGAGGTCATAAATGAAAAAGCTTATGATCCCTTCGAGCACCGAAATGTTGAGCATCCGACATC GACTATGGGCTCCCTTGCTCATCTGCTCAAGTCGTCACTTGGTTCAGGCGTCCTGGCGATGCCGGCAGCCTTCAAAAATGCCGGTTTAGTAATGGGCGTGATTGGGAACATATTCATAGGATTCATTTGTACACACTGTGTTTATGTGTTG GTCAAAACGTCACAAGAAGTCTGCGTGGAAGCAAAGAAGCCCTCGATGGGTTTTGCCGAAACTTGCGGTGCTGCTTTTGAATTTGgaccaaaaaaattaagaccCTGGTCTAACTTCGTGag AATATTTGTGGACTACGCTTTGACATGCACGTACTTAGCAGCTCTCTGCGTTTATGTTGTATTCATCGCTGAGAATTTCAAacag GTCTTAGATGTATACGCTCCTAATGACAATCTTTCAGTGCAAGCATATTGTGCTTTAACCCTCGTCCCACTAGTTTTGATGAGCCAAATTCGCAACCTCAAATGGCTGGTACCATTCTCGGCTATTGCTAATGTTTTCTTAGTGATATGCTTCGGCATTACCTTGTATTACATCTTCAAAGACCTCCCGGTTAAGAGTGAAGCGACAATGGTTGCGAGTGTTTCAAAGTGGCCTTTGTTCATCAG TACAGTGGTGTTCGCTATGGAAGGTATCGGCGTCGTGATGCCAATTGAAAACGAAATGGCAAAACCGCAGCATTTCCTCGGATGTCCAGGAGTTTTGAATGTGGCGATGACTGTTGTAGTTACTCTATACGGATTAGTCGGACTCTTTGGGTACATGACATTTGGGGATACTGTTCATGGTAGTGTAACCTTAAATCTGCCCAAAGATGACGT TCTAGCGCAGGCCGCAAAAATCCTAATGGCTCTAGCTATACTATTCACGTATAGCTTGCAGCTGTATGTGCCAATGGAAATGATCTGGAGACAATTGAAAGACAAGATAACCGTGAGGTATCATAACATCACTCAAATTGCTATTCGAACTGCGGCAGTTGTAGGTTCTG TGATACTTGCCGCTGCCATTCCAAATTTAGAACTGGTCATCAACCTGTGCGGCGCCATCTTCCTGTCAACTCTTGGCCTGCTTACTCCAGCCATCGTTGACACCGTACACAACTGGGACAGAGGGCTCGGATTCTTCTACTGGAAActgtttaaaaacatatttatagcAATGATCTCTTTATTAGCCTTCTTCGCTGGTACTTTCATAGCCATTCAAGACATGGTAAACAAAATTTCAGCAGACCCGGTATTGGAAAAGCATCTTAATACGACTAGATCTTAA